A stretch of Lathyrus oleraceus cultivar Zhongwan6 chromosome 6, CAAS_Psat_ZW6_1.0, whole genome shotgun sequence DNA encodes these proteins:
- the LOC127095738 gene encoding zinc finger BED domain-containing protein RICESLEEPER 1 has protein sequence MERGKSSLQGVGVPSLQGVGVPSGVVDQGVSQGAVAGTALPPLRKRKLNASGSRKTSTVWEEFNILPDEPEPIAACKHCHKRYRCDPKTHGTSNMLAHSKVCYKNPALLLKDPNQTNLVSGEGGFLVPTSQRFNAAACRKAINTFVILDEHSFRVVEGVGFKQMCKQLQPQMAIPTRRTVARDCFQLYLAEKSRLKAFFKSDCTRVALTTDCWTSIQNLSYMATTAHFIDTAWKYPKKIISFSLVPNHKGDTIGMKVEDVLREWGLRKVSTITLDNATANDVAVSYLDRRLKSKNALLGVGDYLHMRCVAHVLNLVVRDGEKEHEGSIESVRTAVRWNSTYLMLDAAEKFEAAFDNMIDEDPGYIEYFDLLTGPPGSQDWKKVRAFVVFLQTFYEATKVFSTSQEVSLHLAFHNLSSILCELREASFNLNSYVAPMISHMKVKYDKYWGDVGKVNHFLYYGVIFDPRFKFNYIEWSFNDMYGHSSDLAKKNIECVKTSLFKLYNWHKSDHDKNVGASPLSAPGSTSLGEASSQPKEPSPFTRANAFKKHLKEKDTIENENELENNLGSGCVGNTCF, from the exons ATGGAGCGCGGCAAAAGTAGCTTGCAAGGAGTTGGAGTTCCTAGCTTGCAAGGAGTTGGAGTTCCTAGCGGAGTTGTAGATCAAGGAGTGAGTCAAG GAGCAGTTGCTGGTACTGCACTCCCTCCACTTCGAAAAAGGAAACTTAATGCTAGTGGTAGTAGAAAAACTTCTACGGTTTGGGAAGAGTTTAACATTTTACCGGATGAGCCTGAACCTATAGCCGCGTGTAAACACTGTCATAAAAGGTACCGATGTGACCCTAAAACACATGGTACTTCTAACATGCTAGCTCACTCGAAAGTGTGTTACAAAAACCCTGCCCTTTTGTTGAAAGACCCCAATCAGACAAACCTTGTAAGCGGCGAGGGTGGGTTTTTAGTTCCAACTAGTCAAAGGTTTAATGCTGCAGCCTGTAGGAAGGCCATTAATACCTTTGTTATCCTTGATGAACATTCCTTTAGAGTGGTTGAGGGTGTTGGTTTTAAGCAAATGTGTAAACAATTGCAACCCCAAATGGCTATCCCTACTAGGAGGACCGTTGCTAGGGATTGTTTTCAGCTTTACCTAGCTGAAAAGTCACGTCTTAAAGCCTTTTTTAAATCTGATTGTACTAGGGTTGCACTAACCACAGACTGTTGGACTTCGATACAAAACCTTAGTTATATGGCCACCACTGCACACTTCATTGACACTGCTTGGAAGTACCCAAAAAAAATTATTAGTTTCTCTTTAGTTCCAAATCACAAAGGTGATACCATTGGCATGAAAGTCGAGGACGTTTTGAGGGAATGGGGGCTTAGGAAAGTGTCTACAATTACCCTGGATAACGCAACAGCAAATGATGTGGCTGTGAGTTATTTGGATAGAAGACTTAAGAGCAAGAATGCTTTACTGGGTGTAGGTGATTATTTGCATATGAGGTGTGTTGCCCATGTCTTGAACTTGGTAGTGAGAGATGGTGAAAAAGAACATGAAGGGTCTATTGAATCAGTTCGCACTGCTGTTAG GTGGAATTCCACTTACCTAATGTTGGATGCTGCTGAAAAGTTTGAAGCTGCATTTGACAATATGATTGATGAGGATCCTGGATACATCGAATATTTTGACCTCCTTACCGGTCCACCCGGTTCTCAGGATTGGAAAAAAGTTAGGGCTTTTGTGGTTTTCTTACAAACCTTCTATGAGGCAACCAAAGTGTTTTCAACTTCGCAAGAAGTGTCCTTGCATTTAGCTTTTCATAACTTGTCTTCAATTTTGTGTGAGCTTCGAGAAGCTTCATTTAACTTGAATTCTTATGTGGCTCCAATGATTTCACATATGAAGGTTAAATATGATAAGTATTGGGGGGATGTGGGAAAAGTGAATCATTTTCTTTACTATGGAGTGATCTTTGATCCTAGGTTTAAGTTTAACTATATTGAGTGGTCTTTTAATGATATGTATGGGCATTCTAGTGACCTTGCCAAGAAAAATATTGAATGTGTCAAAACTAGTTTGTTTAAACTATATAATTGGCATAAATCTGATCATGATAAGAATGTTGGGGCTAGTCCTTTAAGTGCACCAGGGAGCACTTCCCTTGGAGAAGCATCTTCCCAACCAAAAGAACCATCACCTTTTACAAGGGCTAATGCTTTTAAGAAACATCTGAAGGAAAAAGACAcaattgaaaatgaaaatgaactAGAGAA CAACCTTGGTTCGGGATGTGTTGGCAACACCTGTTTCTAG